The Corynebacterium tuberculostearicum genome window below encodes:
- a CDS encoding glycine betaine ABC transporter substrate-binding protein: MDEHPEIAELFAPLSQLLTDEKMQALNARVDVDGEDYTTVALDFLKEENLIAD, encoded by the coding sequence CTGGACGAGCACCCAGAAATTGCAGAGCTCTTCGCTCCCCTTTCGCAGCTGCTTACCGACGAAAAGATGCAGGCACTTAACGCCCGCGTCGACGTCGATGGCGAGGACTACACCACCGTGGCGCTCGACTTCCTGAAGGAAGAAAACCTGATCGCGGACTAG